In the Polyangiaceae bacterium genome, one interval contains:
- a CDS encoding DUF2867 domain-containing protein — MNSARSLSEPHFASMAFDDISAPDYADVILEPIPRELVDDDSDSRTWARRVFSIRSAPAWVVALMGLRQLLVGLAGIPRGTPDQFRVKAIRGDEALLSVDDPHLSFRAAVGVDHQRRLLRVTTVVRLNGWRGRIYFAPVSILHPVILRAMMRRALRNAASRRKPQLD; from the coding sequence ATGAATTCAGCGCGATCCCTGAGCGAGCCCCATTTCGCGTCGATGGCTTTCGACGACATCTCAGCGCCGGACTACGCGGACGTGATCCTGGAGCCGATCCCAAGGGAGCTGGTCGACGATGACTCGGACTCACGGACGTGGGCCAGGCGCGTGTTCAGCATCCGATCCGCGCCGGCGTGGGTCGTGGCGCTGATGGGTCTCCGCCAGCTGCTAGTCGGACTTGCTGGCATCCCGCGCGGAACCCCCGACCAGTTCAGGGTCAAGGCGATTCGTGGGGATGAAGCCCTGCTCTCGGTCGACGACCCGCACCTCTCTTTCCGCGCCGCAGTGGGCGTGGATCACCAGCGACGGCTGCTGCGCGTGACGACCGTCGTGAGGCTCAACGGTTGGCGCGGACGAATCTACTTCGCACCCGTTTCCATTCTGCATCCAGTGATCCTGCGCGCCATGATGCGGCGAGCGCTGCGAAACGCGGCGAGCAGACGCAAGCCGCAATTGGATTAG
- a CDS encoding AAA family ATPase: MVRPFGRLYDGMLQAHLQNLRQMAFVTGARQVGKTTTCRAQGSHYLSWDDTDDRRNILKGPAQVASVLALERLSDAAPVVVFDELHKHRRWRVFLKGFFDKFGDRCRVIVTGSSRFDIFRRGGDSLMGRYFLYRMHPLSVGELVRTTPPESAMLVAPPARLPSAKLMALQEHGGFPEPFLHADPAFSRRWRRLRTEQLVRHDLRDLTQIADIDRVATLVELLSNSSATQLNYASLARDLDASVDSIRRWISTLSAMYLGFSVRPWFRNVKKALRKEPRWFLTDWSMVKEPGPRAETLTACHLLKAVQTWTDLGLGDFELRYLRDKAKREVDFAIIRDGEPWFLVEVKRSETVLSPHLAHFQAQTGAAHAFQAVMDLPHVARDCFERRDPCVVPLWTLLSQLP, from the coding sequence ATGGTCCGGCCCTTCGGCAGGCTCTATGACGGCATGCTGCAAGCGCATCTGCAGAACCTGAGGCAGATGGCGTTTGTGACTGGCGCCCGGCAGGTCGGCAAGACCACGACCTGTCGAGCCCAGGGTAGCCACTACTTGAGCTGGGACGACACGGATGATCGCCGCAACATCCTGAAAGGGCCAGCGCAGGTCGCCTCCGTACTCGCCCTAGAACGACTGTCCGATGCGGCACCGGTGGTCGTTTTCGATGAGCTCCACAAGCACCGTCGATGGCGGGTGTTCCTCAAGGGGTTCTTTGACAAGTTCGGAGATCGCTGTCGCGTGATCGTGACGGGGAGCAGCCGATTCGACATCTTCCGCAGAGGTGGCGACAGCCTGATGGGCAGGTACTTCCTGTATCGCATGCATCCCCTGTCCGTCGGTGAGTTGGTCCGCACGACGCCTCCCGAGAGCGCCATGCTGGTGGCGCCGCCCGCTAGACTACCGAGCGCGAAGCTGATGGCCCTTCAGGAGCATGGCGGCTTTCCAGAACCCTTCCTCCACGCCGACCCAGCGTTTTCCCGACGTTGGCGTCGCCTGCGCACAGAACAGCTGGTGCGGCACGACCTTCGCGACCTTACGCAAATCGCCGACATCGACCGAGTTGCGACCCTGGTCGAGCTGCTCTCCAACAGCTCTGCTACCCAGCTCAACTACGCGTCGCTTGCGCGCGATCTGGACGCCTCGGTCGACTCCATTCGGCGTTGGATTTCCACGCTCTCCGCGATGTACCTCGGCTTTTCGGTGCGCCCTTGGTTCCGCAACGTCAAGAAGGCGCTGCGCAAGGAACCGCGCTGGTTCTTGACGGACTGGTCGATGGTCAAAGAACCTGGCCCGCGCGCCGAGACGCTGACTGCATGCCACTTGCTCAAGGCCGTTCAAACTTGGACTGACCTCGGCCTGGGAGACTTCGAGCTCCGCTACCTCCGCGACAAGGCCAAGCGCGAGGTCGACTTCGCCATCATCCGCGATGGCGAGCCATGGTTTCTCGTGGAGGTGAAGCGGAGTGAAACGGTGCTCTCGCCTCACCTGGCTCACTTTCAAGCTCAGACGGGCGCCGCCCATGCCTTTCAGGCCGTGATGGATCTGCCGCACGTAGCGCGAGATTGCTTCGAGCGCCGCGATCCATGCGTCGTGCCACTGTGGACGCTCCTTTCGCAGTTGCCCTAG
- a CDS encoding NAD(P)-binding domain-containing protein: MATVAVLGMGLLGRGFAENLCAKGHTVRVWNRTADKCAAAVKAGAEAAASPADAVRGADRVHLVLAADAAVDAVIEALRPGLGDGVYVVDHSTNLPAGVAKRFARLRAESVRYVHAPVFMGPTNSREATGMMLLSGPESDATALRSALESMTGTLLYLGAEPDKAAKLKITGNGLLIMLTAAMGDLFRMGKASGLTPQDILALFDQFSPTASGMGRRALAAGDAPVGFAMTMARKDVGLMLQTAGAQPLTLLPAVAAAMDEAIAAGEGDADFTTIATR, from the coding sequence ATGGCGACGGTTGCGGTGTTGGGGATGGGGCTGTTGGGGCGAGGTTTCGCGGAGAACCTGTGCGCGAAGGGGCACACGGTGCGCGTATGGAACCGTACGGCGGACAAGTGCGCCGCCGCAGTGAAGGCCGGCGCAGAGGCGGCAGCCTCGCCGGCGGATGCCGTGCGTGGCGCGGATCGCGTGCACCTGGTCCTGGCGGCGGATGCGGCCGTGGATGCAGTGATCGAAGCGCTGCGCCCAGGCCTCGGTGATGGCGTGTACGTCGTCGATCACAGCACCAACCTGCCGGCAGGGGTCGCGAAGCGGTTCGCGCGTTTGCGCGCCGAGAGCGTGCGCTACGTCCACGCGCCGGTCTTCATGGGTCCGACCAACTCCCGCGAGGCGACGGGAATGATGCTGCTCAGCGGACCCGAAAGCGACGCGACGGCGCTTCGCAGCGCTCTCGAGTCGATGACCGGCACGCTGCTCTACTTGGGTGCGGAGCCCGACAAGGCCGCCAAGCTCAAGATCACGGGCAACGGCTTGTTGATCATGCTGACGGCCGCGATGGGGGATCTGTTCCGCATGGGCAAGGCCTCGGGGTTGACGCCCCAGGACATCTTGGCGCTTTTCGACCAGTTCTCTCCCACCGCATCGGGCATGGGGCGTCGTGCCCTGGCGGCAGGCGATGCACCCGTGGGCTTTGCCATGACCATGGCCCGAAAAGACGTGGGCTTGATGCTCCAAACGGCCGGCGCGCAGCCGCTCACGCTGCTCCCCGCCGTGGCGGCCGCAATGGACGAAGCGATCGCCGCGGGGGAAGGCGACGCAGACTTCACCACCATCGCCACGCGCTGA
- a CDS encoding helix-turn-helix domain-containing protein: MSQRKRLTREDWIAAGLRALSQGGPDAVAIEPLASALETTKGSGYWHWSSRAELLDAVLERWVEVGTRKVIRDLDAQGGDAHQRLHRLLIKTLQTVVDYPGQLPLLVHLDPDVRERVKQATTLRLEYIRGLLTEQGFSSAEAKRRAVLAYATYLGLVQLRVSVPTTVPKSRAALAELTESLLAAVAG, encoded by the coding sequence ATGAGCCAGCGAAAACGACTGACGCGGGAGGATTGGATTGCGGCCGGGCTCCGAGCCCTGAGCCAGGGCGGTCCTGACGCCGTTGCCATCGAACCGCTGGCGAGTGCGCTGGAGACGACCAAGGGCTCCGGATACTGGCACTGGTCTTCGCGGGCTGAGTTGCTCGACGCGGTCTTGGAGCGTTGGGTCGAGGTCGGTACCCGCAAGGTCATCCGGGATCTCGACGCCCAGGGCGGCGATGCACATCAGCGCCTGCATCGCTTGCTGATCAAGACGCTGCAAACCGTGGTCGACTATCCCGGCCAGTTGCCCCTGCTCGTGCATCTGGACCCCGACGTGCGCGAACGCGTGAAGCAGGCGACGACCCTTCGTCTCGAGTACATCCGAGGCCTGCTGACCGAACAGGGCTTTTCCAGCGCAGAGGCAAAGCGACGCGCCGTTCTTGCCTACGCCACGTATCTGGGGCTCGTGCAGCTTCGGGTCAGCGTTCCGACGACAGTGCCGAAATCTCGCGCGGCATTGGCGGAGCTGACGGAGTCATTGCTCGCGGCAGTCGCGGGATGA
- a CDS encoding DUF1592 domain-containing protein — protein MPMLKIRLSPTLLLAGALPLAACIGSIEERGGSSGGKGGTSGPQSSPSGRDPGSVTLHRLNRAEYDNTVRDLLGTALTPAKDFPADDHGYGYDNIADVLSISPTQVMLYEAAAETLVDDTLKAAAASSSKQLIEGETLTSSVGGATSNAYNLWSNGDLSATFSLPSDGSYEIRVRAWSTQAGSEPARMAVRVGTQDLGTFDVPNASSDPLLVSKQTQVSGGSKTVTISFLNDFYSAPDDRNLYVDYIEVEGPIGATGGGNAQRDRILSCDPASGQACQRTILEDFAKRAWRRPVTQEEIDKLLAFVALAQAEGDDEETGIKLALRAVLMSHNFLFRIELDGAPSSGAVRPLNAWELASRLSYFLWSSMPDDALFAKAESGALLEPDVLVAETRRMLQDPKAEALTDNFAGQWLYTRALVEHEPDANYFSGYDDGLRVAMEQETRSFFQEFLTQPHPVQDLLLANFGFVDGRLADHYGVSGVQGSSPQRVTFDDPLRGGLLGQASVLTITSYPTRTSPVKRGRWVLAQLLCDKPPDPPPGVEAEIDPSPPVGTTQKDLLAKHREDPTCASCHSRMDPIGIALENFDGIGRYRSEDNGSAVDPTAELPDGTALNGPQSLAKAVANDDRFRSCVLEQMFTYALGRGRATTDLPYFDEMLKNLGQGYNLQQAIEQIVLSEPFRMRRAEGGNQ, from the coding sequence ATGCCGATGCTCAAGATTCGGCTGTCCCCCACTCTGCTCCTCGCAGGCGCGCTGCCACTGGCGGCGTGCATCGGAAGCATCGAAGAGCGCGGTGGCTCGAGCGGTGGCAAGGGCGGAACGTCAGGCCCGCAGTCGTCGCCCTCGGGTCGCGATCCTGGAAGCGTGACCCTGCACCGGCTCAACCGAGCCGAGTACGACAACACCGTGCGCGACTTGTTGGGTACCGCGCTGACGCCGGCCAAGGACTTTCCCGCCGACGATCATGGCTACGGCTACGACAACATCGCCGACGTGCTCAGCATCTCGCCCACGCAGGTGATGCTCTACGAAGCGGCGGCGGAGACCCTCGTCGATGACACGCTGAAGGCGGCGGCGGCGAGTTCGTCGAAACAGCTGATCGAAGGCGAAACGCTGACGTCGTCGGTCGGCGGCGCCACGAGCAACGCCTACAACCTGTGGAGTAACGGGGATCTGAGCGCAACGTTCTCGCTTCCCTCGGACGGCAGCTACGAGATCCGCGTTCGAGCCTGGTCCACCCAGGCCGGATCGGAACCCGCACGCATGGCCGTGCGCGTAGGCACGCAAGACCTGGGCACCTTCGACGTTCCCAACGCTTCTAGCGATCCGCTGCTCGTGAGCAAGCAGACGCAGGTGAGCGGTGGCTCGAAAACCGTCACGATCAGCTTCCTCAACGACTTCTACTCCGCACCCGACGACCGCAATCTGTACGTGGACTACATCGAGGTCGAGGGCCCCATCGGCGCCACGGGCGGCGGCAATGCGCAGCGGGATCGCATCCTGTCCTGCGATCCAGCCTCCGGGCAGGCCTGCCAACGCACCATCCTGGAGGACTTTGCCAAGCGAGCATGGCGCCGACCCGTCACCCAGGAAGAAATCGACAAGTTGCTCGCCTTCGTCGCACTGGCCCAGGCAGAGGGCGACGACGAAGAGACCGGCATCAAGCTCGCGCTGCGCGCGGTGTTGATGAGCCACAACTTCCTGTTCCGCATCGAGCTGGACGGCGCGCCAAGCAGCGGTGCGGTGCGACCGCTCAACGCCTGGGAGCTGGCATCACGCCTTTCCTACTTCCTGTGGAGTTCGATGCCTGACGATGCGCTGTTCGCAAAGGCCGAGAGCGGCGCGCTACTCGAACCCGATGTGCTCGTCGCGGAAACGCGGCGCATGCTGCAGGATCCCAAAGCCGAGGCGCTGACGGACAACTTCGCCGGTCAGTGGCTCTACACGCGCGCATTGGTCGAGCACGAGCCCGACGCGAACTACTTTTCCGGCTACGACGACGGGCTACGGGTCGCGATGGAGCAGGAGACACGCAGCTTCTTCCAGGAGTTCCTCACGCAGCCGCACCCGGTGCAAGATCTGCTGCTTGCGAATTTCGGCTTCGTGGATGGACGCCTGGCGGATCACTACGGCGTGAGCGGGGTGCAGGGCTCGTCTCCGCAGCGTGTCACCTTCGACGACCCCTTGCGTGGCGGCCTCCTCGGTCAGGCCAGCGTGCTCACCATCACCAGCTATCCCACGCGCACCTCCCCAGTGAAGCGCGGGCGCTGGGTGCTGGCGCAGCTGTTGTGCGACAAGCCGCCGGACCCGCCGCCGGGCGTCGAAGCAGAGATCGACCCGTCGCCGCCGGTGGGGACGACTCAGAAGGACTTGTTGGCCAAGCATCGTGAAGATCCGACGTGCGCCAGCTGCCACAGCCGAATGGACCCCATCGGCATTGCGCTGGAAAACTTCGACGGCATCGGTCGCTATCGCAGCGAAGACAACGGCTCCGCGGTCGACCCCACCGCGGAGCTGCCCGACGGAACCGCGTTGAACGGCCCTCAATCCCTGGCCAAAGCCGTGGCCAACGACGACCGCTTCCGCAGCTGCGTGCTCGAGCAGATGTTCACCTACGCCCTGGGCCGCGGCCGCGCCACGACGGACCTACCCTACTTCGATGAGATGCTGAAGAACCTGGGGCAAGGCTACAACCTGCAACAAGCCATCGAGCAAATCGTGCTGAGCGAACCGTTCCGGATGCGGCGCGCGGAAGGAGGCAACCAGTGA